A window of Gambusia affinis linkage group LG03, SWU_Gaff_1.0, whole genome shotgun sequence contains these coding sequences:
- the mccc2 gene encoding methylcrotonoyl-CoA carboxylase beta chain, mitochondrial gives MLLQSVRPLLLRCRVLPLPCTRTYYADRVARLGSQPDKHSSEYQENYERMKVLVDQLRNRTEKIKLGGGEKARKLHTSRGKLLPRERIDRLLDPGTPFLEFSQFAGYELYGNEDVPAGGMITGIGRVSGVECVVVANDATVKGGTYYPITVKKHLRAQEIAQQNHLPCIYLEHSWTPNNELSVPLGHQYPTLEPGLAVGHVGERLMAGLLRMETGWAQPEEETWVFLPMGSPPVLIALVMGSCTAGGAYVPAMADESIIVQKQGTIFLGGPPLVKAATGEEVSAEDLGGADLHCKKSGVTDHYALDDNHALHLARKTVRSLNYRKNIEVTVEATEAPLFPSDELYGIVGDNLKRNFDVREVIARIVDGSKFDEFKAFYGDTLVTGFSRIFGYPVGIIGNNGVLFSESAKKGTHFIELCCQRNIPLIFLQNITGFMVGREYEAGGIAKDGAKMVTAVACANVPKITVIIGGSYGAGNYGMCGRAYSPRFLYMWPNSRISVMGGEQAATVLATITKDQRTREGKEFTAEQEAAMKEPIVRRFEEEGSPYYSSARLWDDGIIDPADTRLVLGLSLSAALNAPIKKTHFGVFRM, from the exons atgcttttacagTCCGTGAGGCCGTTGTTGCTTCGATGCAGGGTATTACCGCTGCCGTGTACACGGACTTACTACGCTGACAGAGTCGCTCGGCTCGGCTCCCAACCTGATAAGCATTCCTCTGAATATCAG GAAAATTATGAGCGAATGAAAGTTTTGGTAGATCAACTGAGGAACCGGACAGAGAAAATCAAGTTGG gtggaggagaaaaagcaagaaaactTCACACTTCTCGAGGGAAGCTGTTGCCAAGAGAGCGCATAGATAGACTACTGGATCCAGG gaCTCCTTTTTTGGAATTTTCCCAGTTTGCAGGATATGAGTTGTATGGAAACGAGGATGTTCCTGCCGGGGGGATGATTACAGGGATAGGACGGGTTTCAGG ggtggaatgtgttgttgttgcaaATGATGCCACCGTGAAAGGGGGAACATACTACCCAATTACAGTGAAAAAACACCTTCGTGCACAAGAAATTGCTCAGCAGAACCATTTACCATGCATCTATTTGG AGCACAGTTGg ACCCCCAACAATGAACTCAGTGTTCCCTTGGGTCACCAGtaccccactctggagccaggtcTGGCGGTGGGGCACGTTGGCGAGCGCCTGATGGCTGGGCTTTTACGCATGGAGACTGGCTGGGCTCAGCCCGAAGAAGAGACATGGGTCTTTCTTCCAATGGGCTCACCACCTGTGCTC ATTGCTCTTGTGATGGGCTCGTGCACGGCTGGAGGAGCATATGTTCCAGCAATGGCAGACGAGAGCATCATTGTGCAAAAGCAAGGAACAATTTTTCTCGGAGGACCTCCTCTG GTGAAAGCTGCCACTGGAGAAGAAGTATCTGCAGAAGATCTTGGTGGTGCTGATCTGCACTGCAA aaaatctgGCGTGACAGACCACTACGCTTTAGATGATAACCACGCACTCCATTTAGCTCGGAAGACGGTCCGAAGTCTCAACTACAGGAAGAACATTGAG GTTACTGTTGAAGCCACCGAAGCCCCCCTTTTTCCTTCGGATGAGCTTTATGGGATAGTTGGAGATAACTTGAAACGCAACTTTGATGTCAGAGAG GTTATTGCCAGAATTGTGGATGGCAGTAAATTTGATGAGTTCAAGGCATTTTATGGAGACACACTTGTTACAG GCTTCTCAAGAATCTTTGGATACCCTGTTGGAATTATTGGCAACAATGGAGTCCTGTTTTCAGAGTCTGCAAAAAAG GGAACCCATTTCATCGAATTATGCTGCCAAAGAAACATTCCTCTGATCTTCCTTCAAAACATAACAG GGTTCATGGTGGGAAGAGAGTATGAAGCCGGAGGTATTGCCAAAGATGGAGCTAAGATGGTCACCGCTGTTGCCTGTGCCAATGTGCCAAAGATAACAGTCATCATTGGAGGTTCCTACGGTGCAGGCAATTACGGCATGTGTGGAAGAGCGTACAG CCCCCGATTCCTCTACATGTGGCCCAATTCAAGAATCTCTGTAATGGGAGGGGAGCAGGCAGCGACAGTCCTGGCCACCATCACTAAAGATCAGAGGACACGTGAAGGAAAGGAG TTCACAGCTGAACAAGAGGCTGCCATGAAGGAACCAATTGTCCGCCGGTTTGAAGAGGAAGGCAGTCCATATTACTCCAGTGCCAG attgtGGGATGATGGGATCATTGACCCTGCAGACACTCGTCTGGTTCTGGGACTGAGCCTCAGCGCAGCGCTCAATGCACCAATAAAGAAGACCCACTTCGGAGTGTTCAGGATGTAA